One region of Bacteroidales bacterium genomic DNA includes:
- a CDS encoding transglutaminase-like domain-containing protein, giving the protein MYKKFLSGIILIMIISISAKGQVAFNELKEKYKSDDYVILSKYKKLTININKEGKLEIISDDEEKRMFLNKKAGMYSDDEILYSGFWELENISAYTEIPNNKKYKKIKVKEFEYEKLISDDVFHDDFKKTKFYYSSLRERAIATKSYRMILKEPRLLKSFFFQSIFPILEANFIIDADENIELGFAEFNTEAYSIQSKEDKEKGRKIYQFFAKDIERLEYEENIGSFTYFIPHIIPYIKSYNVNDSAVYLLNSIDGLYRWYISLVSQTDYSGTGELANEATEIVKDIYSEVDKAKAVFKWVQQNIKYIAIEDGLGGFIPDAPHKVFNKRYGDCKGKSVLLIEMLKAVGIKSYLTWVGTTSIPYIYKENPTPSVDNHMIVTYITPGGEYYYLDATNQNIIFGLPTAFIQGKEALISMGDTYQIKKIPVYGSSNSQLTDSVIFEIDGNNLKGTGKASITGYLYSDTKNFYDRQSDVGKRREYYIGFLNKGNNKFSIDSFKENVDPEKYKYQVEYDFSIGDYISGNENELFINMNLFKYVLTKKIKKTDKYEKHFTNHISYDFYFTLKIPEDRQVDYMPKNEEFSNSMYNYKIEYADRGNEIHYHFFISYNTLILKKEDFRLYNDLIESLYKSYRNSVSLVRKER; this is encoded by the coding sequence ATGTATAAGAAATTTCTTTCCGGAATAATATTAATTATGATAATTTCGATAAGTGCAAAGGGACAAGTTGCATTTAACGAACTTAAAGAAAAATATAAATCTGACGATTATGTAATTTTATCAAAATATAAAAAGCTTACAATTAATATAAATAAAGAAGGGAAATTAGAAATTATCAGCGATGATGAAGAAAAAAGAATGTTCTTAAATAAGAAGGCAGGAATGTATTCTGATGATGAAATATTATATTCCGGATTTTGGGAATTGGAGAATATTTCTGCATACACAGAAATCCCGAATAATAAGAAATATAAAAAAATCAAAGTAAAGGAATTTGAATACGAAAAGCTTATCAGTGATGATGTATTTCATGATGATTTTAAAAAAACAAAATTTTATTATTCTTCATTAAGAGAAAGAGCAATTGCTACTAAAAGTTACAGAATGATTTTAAAGGAACCCAGATTGTTGAAATCGTTTTTCTTTCAAAGTATTTTTCCGATTTTAGAAGCAAATTTTATTATTGATGCAGATGAAAATATTGAATTGGGATTTGCTGAATTTAATACAGAAGCATATAGCATTCAATCAAAAGAAGATAAAGAAAAAGGCAGAAAAATATATCAATTTTTTGCCAAAGACATTGAACGATTGGAATACGAAGAAAATATCGGAAGTTTTACATACTTTATCCCGCACATAATTCCGTATATAAAAAGTTATAATGTGAATGATTCTGCTGTTTATCTGTTAAACAGCATTGACGGTCTTTACAGATGGTACATATCTTTGGTTTCTCAAACTGATTATTCCGGTACCGGAGAACTTGCAAATGAAGCAACAGAAATCGTAAAAGATATATATTCTGAAGTTGATAAAGCAAAAGCTGTTTTTAAGTGGGTACAGCAAAATATTAAATATATTGCAATTGAAGACGGATTAGGCGGATTTATACCCGATGCACCACATAAAGTTTTTAACAAACGTTACGGCGATTGTAAAGGTAAATCAGTATTATTAATCGAAATGCTCAAAGCAGTCGGAATAAAATCCTATTTAACTTGGGTTGGGACAACAAGTATTCCCTATATTTATAAAGAGAACCCAACTCCCTCTGTTGATAACCATATGATTGTTACATATATTACACCCGGCGGAGAGTATTACTATTTAGACGCAACAAACCAAAACATAATATTCGGCTTACCGACAGCTTTCATTCAGGGTAAAGAAGCATTAATAAGTATGGGAGATACTTATCAAATAAAAAAGATTCCTGTTTACGGCAGTTCAAACAGTCAACTCACCGATTCAGTTATTTTTGAGATTGACGGTAACAATCTTAAAGGAACGGGTAAAGCTTCAATAACAGGTTATTTATATTCCGATACAAAAAACTTTTACGACAGACAATCGGATGTCGGAAAACGGAGAGAATATTATATTGGTTTTTTAAATAAAGGTAATAATAAATTTTCTATAGACTCATTTAAAGAAAACGTTGACCCCGAAAAGTATAAATATCAAGTTGAATATGATTTTTCAATAGGTGATTATATTTCCGGAAACGAAAATGAGCTTTTTATAAACATGAATTTATTTAAATATGTTCTGACAAAAAAGATAAAAAAAACAGATAAATATGAAAAACATTTCACCAATCATATTTCATACGATTTTTATTTCACTTTAAAGATACCTGAAGACCGACAAGTAGATTACATGCCGAAAAATGAAGAATTCAGCAACTCAATGTATAATTATAAGATTGAATATGCTGACAGAGGGAATGAGATACACTATCATTTTTTTATTTCATACAATACATTGATACTGAAAAAAGAGGATTTTAGGTTATACAATGATTTGATAGAGAGCTTGTATAAATCATACAGAAATTCAGTTAGTTTAGTAAGAAAAGAAAGATAA